A genome region from Primulina eburnea isolate SZY01 chromosome 9, ASM2296580v1, whole genome shotgun sequence includes the following:
- the LOC140841977 gene encoding ankyrin repeat domain-containing protein 2B-like isoform X1 translates to MLFDIYFILLGSSLCFSEVLRCFIDDIYFLLCFLLVGFFQAVKTTPVSKEEEKSDAAESKAPVASASADSPRGQRTTPASFGGMPNPFDFSAMTGLMNDPSIKVLAEQIAKDPSFNQMAEQLQKTFHGDTVDNGIPNFDTQQYYATMQKVMQNPQFMTMAEKLGTAMMQDPAMSGMLEGLTNPANKVQLEERMSQIKEDPSLKPILEEIETGGPAAMMKYWNDKEVLQKLGEAMGFAGVGEAATSAGVDAGEDETDEFNEEESVVHHTASVGDVEGLKKALADGADKDEEDSEGRTALHFACGYGEAKCAQALLDAGAKVDALDKNKNTPLHYAAGYGRQDCVELLLKNGAAVTLQNLDGKTPIDVAKLNTQDEVLKLLENDAFL, encoded by the exons atgttatttgatatttatttcattttgttgGGTTCTAGTTTATGTTTTTCTGAGGTCCTCAGGtgctttattgatgatatttattttcttttatgttTTCTGTTGGTGGGTTTTTTCCAGGCTGTAAAAACTACTCCGGTTTCTAAAGAGG AAGAAAAGTCCGATGCAGCTGAGAGTAAAGCTCCTGTTGCCTCAGCATCTGCAGACTCTCCACGGGGGCAGAGAACTACCCCTGCTTCATTTGGTGGAATGCCAAATCCCTTTGATTTTTCAGCCATGACTGGACTTATGAAT GACCCAAGCATCAAGGTGTTAGCAGAACAGATAGCTAAAGATCCTTCATTTAACCAAATGGCGGAACAGTTGCAGAAAACCTTTCATGGTGATACGGTTGATAATGGTATCCCCAACTTTGACACACAACAATATTACGCTACAATGCAAAAAGTTATGCAAAACCCTCAATTTATGACCATGGCTGAGAAACTTGGTACTGCAATGATGCAG GACCCAGCCATGTCTGGCATGCTTGAGGGCTTGACAAATCCAGCTAATAAAGTCCAACTCGAAGAACGGATGTCACAAATTAAGGAAGATCCATCATTAAAGCCTATATTGGAAGAGATTGAGACAGGTGGTCCTGCTGCTATGATGAA GTACTGGAATGATAAAGAGGTACTCCAAAAGTTGGGTGAAGCAATGGGATTTGCTGGTGTCGGAGAAGCTGCCACATCTGCTGGTGTTGATGCTGGTGAAGACGAAACCGATGAATTTAATGAAGAAGAATCTGTTGTTCACCATACTGCTAGTGTTGGTGACGTTGAG GGTTTGAAAAAGGCATTAGCTGATGGTGCTGATAAGGACGAAGAGGACTCCGAGGGAAGGACTGCATTACATTTTGCATGTGGATATGGCGAG GCCAAGTGCGCTCAAGCTCTTCTGGATGCTGGGGCAAAGGTAGATGCTTTGGATAAGAACAAGAACACCCCTCTCCATTATGCCGCAGGCTATGGCAGGCAAGACTGTGTTGAGCTTCTGTTGAAAAACGGCGCTGCTGT CACTCTTCAGAACTTGGACGGGAAGACACCTATAGACGTTGCTAAACTAAATACCCAAGACGAGGTACTAAAGCTGCTTGAAAACGACGCATTTTTATGA
- the LOC140841977 gene encoding ankyrin repeat domain-containing protein 2B-like isoform X2, with protein MLFDIYFILLGSSLCFSEVLRCFIDDIYFLLCFLLVGFFQAVKTTPVSKEEKSDAAESKAPVASASADSPRGQRTTPASFGGMPNPFDFSAMTGLMNDPSIKVLAEQIAKDPSFNQMAEQLQKTFHGDTVDNGIPNFDTQQYYATMQKVMQNPQFMTMAEKLGTAMMQDPAMSGMLEGLTNPANKVQLEERMSQIKEDPSLKPILEEIETGGPAAMMKYWNDKEVLQKLGEAMGFAGVGEAATSAGVDAGEDETDEFNEEESVVHHTASVGDVEGLKKALADGADKDEEDSEGRTALHFACGYGEAKCAQALLDAGAKVDALDKNKNTPLHYAAGYGRQDCVELLLKNGAAVTLQNLDGKTPIDVAKLNTQDEVLKLLENDAFL; from the exons atgttatttgatatttatttcattttgttgGGTTCTAGTTTATGTTTTTCTGAGGTCCTCAGGtgctttattgatgatatttattttcttttatgttTTCTGTTGGTGGGTTTTTTCCAGGCTGTAAAAACTACTCCGGTTTCTAAAGAGG AAAAGTCCGATGCAGCTGAGAGTAAAGCTCCTGTTGCCTCAGCATCTGCAGACTCTCCACGGGGGCAGAGAACTACCCCTGCTTCATTTGGTGGAATGCCAAATCCCTTTGATTTTTCAGCCATGACTGGACTTATGAAT GACCCAAGCATCAAGGTGTTAGCAGAACAGATAGCTAAAGATCCTTCATTTAACCAAATGGCGGAACAGTTGCAGAAAACCTTTCATGGTGATACGGTTGATAATGGTATCCCCAACTTTGACACACAACAATATTACGCTACAATGCAAAAAGTTATGCAAAACCCTCAATTTATGACCATGGCTGAGAAACTTGGTACTGCAATGATGCAG GACCCAGCCATGTCTGGCATGCTTGAGGGCTTGACAAATCCAGCTAATAAAGTCCAACTCGAAGAACGGATGTCACAAATTAAGGAAGATCCATCATTAAAGCCTATATTGGAAGAGATTGAGACAGGTGGTCCTGCTGCTATGATGAA GTACTGGAATGATAAAGAGGTACTCCAAAAGTTGGGTGAAGCAATGGGATTTGCTGGTGTCGGAGAAGCTGCCACATCTGCTGGTGTTGATGCTGGTGAAGACGAAACCGATGAATTTAATGAAGAAGAATCTGTTGTTCACCATACTGCTAGTGTTGGTGACGTTGAG GGTTTGAAAAAGGCATTAGCTGATGGTGCTGATAAGGACGAAGAGGACTCCGAGGGAAGGACTGCATTACATTTTGCATGTGGATATGGCGAG GCCAAGTGCGCTCAAGCTCTTCTGGATGCTGGGGCAAAGGTAGATGCTTTGGATAAGAACAAGAACACCCCTCTCCATTATGCCGCAGGCTATGGCAGGCAAGACTGTGTTGAGCTTCTGTTGAAAAACGGCGCTGCTGT CACTCTTCAGAACTTGGACGGGAAGACACCTATAGACGTTGCTAAACTAAATACCCAAGACGAGGTACTAAAGCTGCTTGAAAACGACGCATTTTTATGA
- the LOC140841977 gene encoding ankyrin repeat domain-containing protein 2B-like isoform X4 yields MSEAVKTTPVSKEEKSDAAESKAPVASASADSPRGQRTTPASFGGMPNPFDFSAMTGLMNDPSIKVLAEQIAKDPSFNQMAEQLQKTFHGDTVDNGIPNFDTQQYYATMQKVMQNPQFMTMAEKLGTAMMQDPAMSGMLEGLTNPANKVQLEERMSQIKEDPSLKPILEEIETGGPAAMMKYWNDKEVLQKLGEAMGFAGVGEAATSAGVDAGEDETDEFNEEESVVHHTASVGDVEGLKKALADGADKDEEDSEGRTALHFACGYGEAKCAQALLDAGAKVDALDKNKNTPLHYAAGYGRQDCVELLLKNGAAVTLQNLDGKTPIDVAKLNTQDEVLKLLENDAFL; encoded by the exons ATGTCTGAG GCTGTAAAAACTACTCCGGTTTCTAAAGAGG AAAAGTCCGATGCAGCTGAGAGTAAAGCTCCTGTTGCCTCAGCATCTGCAGACTCTCCACGGGGGCAGAGAACTACCCCTGCTTCATTTGGTGGAATGCCAAATCCCTTTGATTTTTCAGCCATGACTGGACTTATGAAT GACCCAAGCATCAAGGTGTTAGCAGAACAGATAGCTAAAGATCCTTCATTTAACCAAATGGCGGAACAGTTGCAGAAAACCTTTCATGGTGATACGGTTGATAATGGTATCCCCAACTTTGACACACAACAATATTACGCTACAATGCAAAAAGTTATGCAAAACCCTCAATTTATGACCATGGCTGAGAAACTTGGTACTGCAATGATGCAG GACCCAGCCATGTCTGGCATGCTTGAGGGCTTGACAAATCCAGCTAATAAAGTCCAACTCGAAGAACGGATGTCACAAATTAAGGAAGATCCATCATTAAAGCCTATATTGGAAGAGATTGAGACAGGTGGTCCTGCTGCTATGATGAA GTACTGGAATGATAAAGAGGTACTCCAAAAGTTGGGTGAAGCAATGGGATTTGCTGGTGTCGGAGAAGCTGCCACATCTGCTGGTGTTGATGCTGGTGAAGACGAAACCGATGAATTTAATGAAGAAGAATCTGTTGTTCACCATACTGCTAGTGTTGGTGACGTTGAG GGTTTGAAAAAGGCATTAGCTGATGGTGCTGATAAGGACGAAGAGGACTCCGAGGGAAGGACTGCATTACATTTTGCATGTGGATATGGCGAG GCCAAGTGCGCTCAAGCTCTTCTGGATGCTGGGGCAAAGGTAGATGCTTTGGATAAGAACAAGAACACCCCTCTCCATTATGCCGCAGGCTATGGCAGGCAAGACTGTGTTGAGCTTCTGTTGAAAAACGGCGCTGCTGT CACTCTTCAGAACTTGGACGGGAAGACACCTATAGACGTTGCTAAACTAAATACCCAAGACGAGGTACTAAAGCTGCTTGAAAACGACGCATTTTTATGA
- the LOC140840636 gene encoding E3 ubiquitin-protein ligase RING1-like, with translation MPTISDSGVIGNRVQRRRTYHYYWCRRCRRTVRTTTTNLDEILCPSCLGQIRFELEVSNPRRLEPSPRALESLAQILDPSVNQQQQNNESNENQHGPSRRALILLQFIGPDNPPRPVSPPENMFMRPANRGQNSNYFIQESTQNDRPVPTPPVPESAIEALPLVVISGEHLKNDSSCPVCKDEFKVGDQVRELPCKHFYHSDCIVPWLHLHNTCPVCRYEVQGFPNVSFQDAHRDFHEDGENIRGNENWRWMNMLASRPFSMIQSWAQLCLDFLDNRFDISRRESVWWRSWLSFEPLN, from the exons ATGCCAACTATAAGCGATTCTGGTGTTATTGGGAATCGGGTCCAAAGAAGGAGAACGTACCATTACTATTGGTGTCGGAGATGTAGGCGTACGGTTCGGACCACGACCACCAACCTAGATGAAATACTATGCCCGAGTTGTCTAGGCCAGATTCGGTTTGAACTCGAAGTCTCAAATCCTAGACGACTCGAACCATCTCCACGTGCGTTAGAGTCATTAGCACAAATCCTGGATCCTTCCGTcaaccaacaacaacaaaaCAACGAATCCAATGAAAACCAACATGGTCCATCGCGTCGAGCTTTGATACTACTACAATTTATAGGCCCCGATAACCCCCCAAGGCCGGTGTCACCTCCAGAAAACATGTTCATGCGACCAGCGAACCGCGGCCAgaactcaaattatttcatcCAAGAATCGACTCAGAACGACCGGCCAGTCCCGACACCCCCCGTTCCCGAATCAGCCATCGAAGCACTGCCGTTAGTGGTCATAAGTGGCGAACATTTGAAGAATGACTCAAGCTGCCCTGTTTGCAAGGATGAATTCAAGGTCGGGGATCAAGTCAGGGAGCTTCCTTGCAAACATTTCTACCACTCCGACTGTATCGTCCCGTGGCTGCATTTACACAACACGTGCCCCGTCTGTCGATACGAGGTACAAGGTTTTCCTAACGTTAGCTTCCAAGACGCCCATCGAGATTTTCATGAAGACGGAGAAAACATTAGGGGGAATGAAAACTGGAGGTGGATGAACATGTTAGCTTCGAGGCCATTCAGTATGATTCAAAGTTGGGCTCAACTTTGCCTTGATTTTCTAGACAACAGGTTTGATATTTCTCGTCGAG AGAGCGTGTGGTGGCGATCTTGGCTCAGCTTTGAACCTCTAAATTGA
- the LOC140841976 gene encoding uncharacterized protein — protein MGHTVFQTRQTMPLAPIHKTLTLLPPATLYRLPGSSQRKCVLTIKASSSAVVDGDAVARLERCFLASPPVTDAPSSSAPDFGPVMKGQYGAFGAVTLEKSKLDLTQKQTKSSPELSTGGGGGNIGKGLSHGGGDGGDDGGDDDDYFDNFDEGDEGDEGGLFRRRMILGELFDRKFVDAVLNEWQKTMMDLPAGLRQAYEMGLVSSAQMARFLAINARPTTERFISRSLPQGLSRAFIGRLIADPAFLFRLLLEQATTIGCSVWWEIKNRKERIKQEWDLALINVLTVTACNAIVVWSLAPCRSYGNTFQFDLQNTLQKLPNNIFEKSYPLREFDFQKRLQSILFKAAELCIVGFTAGAAQGAASTLVASKKEGRLSVTIPSVNTNALGYGAFLGLYANLRYQLLCGFDRAVVSYFDVIGVTLAFSTALRILNVQLGETSRLAWLGVEVDPLAQSDDLWKAYSRPSEGSRDPSQSSSKWFINKRTIVSGLGLLGIKQKQNDANLNGEAPPPKARRKRVVRRKVAVS, from the exons ATGGGTCACACGGTGTTTCAAACACGGCAGACTATGCCACTGGCTCCCATCCATAAAACCTTAACTTTGTTACCGCCCGCCACTTTGTACCGGTTACCGGGTTCTTCGCAGAGAAAGTGCGTTCTGACGATTAAGGCGTCGTCGTCGGCGGTCGTTGACGGTGATGCAGTTGCTAGACTGGAGCGATGCTTTCTGGCGTCACCGCCGGTAACGGATGCACCATCATCGAGTGCTCCTGATTTTGGCCCCGTGATGAAGGGACAGTACGGTGCATTTGGCGCTGTTACTTTGGAAAAGTCGAAGCTCGATTTGACACAGAAACAGACCAAGTCTAGTCCCGAG CTTTCTACTGGGGGAGGAGGTGGTAATATCGGAAAGGGTCTCAGTCACGGTGGAGGTGATGGTGGCGATGATGGTGGCGACGATGATGATTACTTTGATAACTTTGATGAGGGTGACGAGGGAGATGAAGGTGGACTGTTTAGGAGAAGAATGATCCTGGGGGAG TTGTTTGATCGGAAATTTGTGGATGCTGTATTGAATGAATGGCAAAAGACTATGATGGATTTACCTGCTGGATTACGTCAAGCATATGAAATG GGTTTGGTCAGTTCTGCTCAAATGGCGAGATTTTTGGCAATTAATGCCAGACCTACCACTGAGAGATTCATTTCTCGGTCCCTTCCTCAAGGATTATCAAGGGCTTTTATTGGCAG GTTGATTGCAGATCCAGCCTTTTTATTCAGGCTGCTTCTTGAGCAGGCAACAACCATTGGTTGCTCTGTTTGGTGGGAGATCAAGAATCGCAAAGAGAG GATTAAGCAGGAATGGGATCTTGCCCTCATTAATGTGCTGACTGTGACAGCTTGCAATGCCATTGTCGTTTGGTCACTAGCTCCTTGTCGTTCATATGGGAATACCTTCCAATTCGATTTGCAAAATACTCTGCAAAAGCTTCccaataatatatttgaaaagagCTACCCATTAAGAGAATTTGACTTCCAAAAGAGACTTCAATCGATATTATTTAAAGCTGCAGAACTATGCATTGTGGGATTTACTGCTGGAGCTGCACAAGGTGCTGCATCAACCCTTGTTGCCAGTAAAAAGGAAGGAAG GTTATCTGTGACTATACCATCTGTGAACACCAATGCACTTGGTTATGGAGCTTTCCTTGGTCTTTATGCTAATTTGCGGTATCAGCTCTTGTGTGGTTTTGACAGAGCGGTAGTTAGCTACTTTGATGTCATTGGAGTTACTCTGGCTTTTAGCACAGCCCTGAG AATTCTAAATGTTCAGTTAGGAGAGACATCTAGGTTAGCTTGGCTTGGTGTTGAGGTCGATCCATTGGCTCAGTCAGATGATCTCTGGAAGGCTTACAGCAGACCCTCGGAAGGATCCAGAGATCCTTCACAGTCATCTTCAAAGTGGTTCATAAACAAGAGGACTATTGTCTCTGGGCTTGGCCTTCTTGGGATCAAACAGAAACAAAATGATGCAAACTTGAATGGCGAAGCACCTCCTCCCAAGGCTAGGAGAAAGAGAGTTGTCCGGAGAAAGGTGGCCGTGAGTTAA
- the LOC140840945 gene encoding uncharacterized protein → MEAFFSEFAFLSNQALEDKNFDPSTVEDLMKLFELEAYKAWASQELDQEEEVAQSESCIKESEEYLVSAMDEAMAEFHRFEEEMDSLCKSEYSSLINLAECARKLGKNMEKAADFAATKYIEAAVGSAVASMKSAAKALSGNKIHPA, encoded by the coding sequence atggaggCCTTCTTCTCCGAATTCGCGTTTCTCTCCAATCAAGCTCTGGAAGACAAGAACTTCGACCCCTCCACCGTCGAAGATCTGATGAAGCTCTTCGAGCTCGAGGCTTACAAAGCCTGGGCCAGCCAAGAACTGGACCAGGAGGAGGAGGTAGCGCAGTCCGAATCATGCATCAAGGAGTCCGAAGAATATCTGGTTTCCGCCATGGACGAAGCCATGGCCGAGTTCCACCGGTTCGAGGAGGAGATGGACAGCCTCTGCAAATCAGAGTACAGCAGTCTAATCAACTTGGCCGAGTGTGCGAGGAAATTGGGGAAGAATATGGAGAAGGCCGCCGATTTCGCTGCTACCAAGTATATCGAAGCTGCGGTTGGTTCCGCTGTCGCTTCGATGAAATCTGCAGCGAAGGCGTTGTCGGGCAACAAGATTCATCCTGCGTAG
- the LOC140841977 gene encoding ankyrin repeat domain-containing protein 2B-like isoform X5 has translation MLFDIYFILLGSSLCFSEVLRCFIDDIYFLLCFLLVGFFQAVKTTPVSKEEEKSDAAESKAPVASASADSPRGQRTTPASFGGMPNPFDFSAMTGLMNDPSIKVLAEQIAKDPSFNQMAEQLQKTFHGDTVDNGIPNFDTQQYYATMQKVMQNPQFMTMAEKLGTAMMQDPAMSGMLEGLTNPANKVQLEERMSQIKEDPSLKPILEEIETGGPAAMMKYWNDKEVLQKLGEAMGFAGVGEAATSAGVDAGEDETDEFNEEESVVHHTASVGDVEGLKKALADGADKDEEDSEGRTALHFACGYGECCHVVLYRFMLRCSPFITSLHKAES, from the exons atgttatttgatatttatttcattttgttgGGTTCTAGTTTATGTTTTTCTGAGGTCCTCAGGtgctttattgatgatatttattttcttttatgttTTCTGTTGGTGGGTTTTTTCCAGGCTGTAAAAACTACTCCGGTTTCTAAAGAGG AAGAAAAGTCCGATGCAGCTGAGAGTAAAGCTCCTGTTGCCTCAGCATCTGCAGACTCTCCACGGGGGCAGAGAACTACCCCTGCTTCATTTGGTGGAATGCCAAATCCCTTTGATTTTTCAGCCATGACTGGACTTATGAAT GACCCAAGCATCAAGGTGTTAGCAGAACAGATAGCTAAAGATCCTTCATTTAACCAAATGGCGGAACAGTTGCAGAAAACCTTTCATGGTGATACGGTTGATAATGGTATCCCCAACTTTGACACACAACAATATTACGCTACAATGCAAAAAGTTATGCAAAACCCTCAATTTATGACCATGGCTGAGAAACTTGGTACTGCAATGATGCAG GACCCAGCCATGTCTGGCATGCTTGAGGGCTTGACAAATCCAGCTAATAAAGTCCAACTCGAAGAACGGATGTCACAAATTAAGGAAGATCCATCATTAAAGCCTATATTGGAAGAGATTGAGACAGGTGGTCCTGCTGCTATGATGAA GTACTGGAATGATAAAGAGGTACTCCAAAAGTTGGGTGAAGCAATGGGATTTGCTGGTGTCGGAGAAGCTGCCACATCTGCTGGTGTTGATGCTGGTGAAGACGAAACCGATGAATTTAATGAAGAAGAATCTGTTGTTCACCATACTGCTAGTGTTGGTGACGTTGAG GGTTTGAAAAAGGCATTAGCTGATGGTGCTGATAAGGACGAAGAGGACTCCGAGGGAAGGACTGCATTACATTTTGCATGTGGATATGGCGAG TGCTGCCATGTAGTTTTGTATCGTTTCATGCTGAGATGCTCACCATTCATTACTTCTCTCCATAAGGCTGAAAGCTGA
- the LOC140841977 gene encoding ankyrin repeat domain-containing protein 2B-like isoform X3 has product MSEAVKTTPVSKEEEKSDAAESKAPVASASADSPRGQRTTPASFGGMPNPFDFSAMTGLMNDPSIKVLAEQIAKDPSFNQMAEQLQKTFHGDTVDNGIPNFDTQQYYATMQKVMQNPQFMTMAEKLGTAMMQDPAMSGMLEGLTNPANKVQLEERMSQIKEDPSLKPILEEIETGGPAAMMKYWNDKEVLQKLGEAMGFAGVGEAATSAGVDAGEDETDEFNEEESVVHHTASVGDVEGLKKALADGADKDEEDSEGRTALHFACGYGEAKCAQALLDAGAKVDALDKNKNTPLHYAAGYGRQDCVELLLKNGAAVTLQNLDGKTPIDVAKLNTQDEVLKLLENDAFL; this is encoded by the exons ATGTCTGAG GCTGTAAAAACTACTCCGGTTTCTAAAGAGG AAGAAAAGTCCGATGCAGCTGAGAGTAAAGCTCCTGTTGCCTCAGCATCTGCAGACTCTCCACGGGGGCAGAGAACTACCCCTGCTTCATTTGGTGGAATGCCAAATCCCTTTGATTTTTCAGCCATGACTGGACTTATGAAT GACCCAAGCATCAAGGTGTTAGCAGAACAGATAGCTAAAGATCCTTCATTTAACCAAATGGCGGAACAGTTGCAGAAAACCTTTCATGGTGATACGGTTGATAATGGTATCCCCAACTTTGACACACAACAATATTACGCTACAATGCAAAAAGTTATGCAAAACCCTCAATTTATGACCATGGCTGAGAAACTTGGTACTGCAATGATGCAG GACCCAGCCATGTCTGGCATGCTTGAGGGCTTGACAAATCCAGCTAATAAAGTCCAACTCGAAGAACGGATGTCACAAATTAAGGAAGATCCATCATTAAAGCCTATATTGGAAGAGATTGAGACAGGTGGTCCTGCTGCTATGATGAA GTACTGGAATGATAAAGAGGTACTCCAAAAGTTGGGTGAAGCAATGGGATTTGCTGGTGTCGGAGAAGCTGCCACATCTGCTGGTGTTGATGCTGGTGAAGACGAAACCGATGAATTTAATGAAGAAGAATCTGTTGTTCACCATACTGCTAGTGTTGGTGACGTTGAG GGTTTGAAAAAGGCATTAGCTGATGGTGCTGATAAGGACGAAGAGGACTCCGAGGGAAGGACTGCATTACATTTTGCATGTGGATATGGCGAG GCCAAGTGCGCTCAAGCTCTTCTGGATGCTGGGGCAAAGGTAGATGCTTTGGATAAGAACAAGAACACCCCTCTCCATTATGCCGCAGGCTATGGCAGGCAAGACTGTGTTGAGCTTCTGTTGAAAAACGGCGCTGCTGT CACTCTTCAGAACTTGGACGGGAAGACACCTATAGACGTTGCTAAACTAAATACCCAAGACGAGGTACTAAAGCTGCTTGAAAACGACGCATTTTTATGA